One Ananas comosus cultivar F153 linkage group 1, ASM154086v1, whole genome shotgun sequence DNA window includes the following coding sequences:
- the LOC109722559 gene encoding uncharacterized protein LOC109722559 produces MAAAGGKGAPERIRRGLRTALFVVTMVASLLATSAPALVAVADAGAALALAARLACGGGGGCGVRAQVERYGFRSSLMDVPLASLLRSLVITCVYCLSDDPGLSHGPYLGTAALCSLASVVFLTIKACVYTPISYIRPEAPPSLASEDLHSRKSWGMPVLFLTSLLFALGHLVVAYRTRCRARRKLMFHRIDPESVLAYRNMFFSYQKVPRSPTPCGGKIYSRSESETKRKAILCCERDLPISFLAESDSLFIACQGLTIHYKLSLHDLPPTISLSSSRLKLQSPLVKTKTHHHLYRSFSQKYYDTSLYDPLLDESATSPTLLSDGIPLLSLDDGNGDLGSSNYVNMGIGVEEKVELAVVLVHGFGGGVFSWRHVSSVLARQVGCAVVAFDRPGWGLTSRPRRKDWEDKRLPNPYMLDSQVDLLISFCSEMGFSSVILVGHDDGGLLALKAAEKVRSSADPAKVEIKGVVLVSVSLSREVVPSFARILLHTPLGKKHMVRPLLRTEITQVINRRAWYDATKLTAEVLNLYKAPLFVEGWDEALHEIGRLSFATVLSSQSAAALLKSAEDLPVLVVAGAEDVLVPFKSVQAMASKLVNSRLIAISGCGHLPHEECPKALLAALTPFITRLLLPADASRRH; encoded by the exons ATGGCGGCCGCGGGGGGGAAGGGTGCGCCGGAGAGGATCCGCAGGGGCCTCCGCACGGCGCTGTTCGTGGTGACGATGGTGGCGTCGCTGCTCGCGACCTCGGCCCCGGCgctcgtcgccgtcgccgacgcGGGCGCGGCGCTGGCCCTCGCGGCGAGGCTcgcgtgcggcggcggcggcggatgcgGCGTGAGGGCGCAAGTGGAGAGGTACGGCTTCAGGAGCTCGTTGATGGATGTGCCTCTCGCTTCCCTCCTCAGATCCCTCGTAATCACAT GTGTTTACTGTTTGAGTGATGATCCTGGGCTTTCTCATGGTCCTTATCTTGGAACAGCAGCACTATGTTCATTAGCTTCTGTTGTATTTCTAACCATTAAGGCCTGTGTTTATACACCTATATCTTATATTAGGCCTGAAGCTCCACCATCTTTGGCTAGTGAGGATCTGCATTCAAGGAAATCATGGGGCATGCCTGTTCTTTTCCTTACATCATTACTTTTCGCTCTCGGTCATCTTGTTGTTGCATACAGGACAAGGTGCAGAGCACGTAGAAAACTTATGTTCCACCGTATTGACCCGGAATCA GTTTTGGCATACAGGAACATGTTTTTTAGCTATCAGAAGGTCCCTCGATCCCCCACACCATGCGGTGGCAAAATATACTCGAGGAGTGAGAGTGAAACAAAGAGGAAAGCCATACTTTGTTGTGAACGGGATCTTCCCATCAGCTTCCTCGCAGAAAGTGACAGCTTGTTCATTGCCTGTCAAGGCCTGACAATCCATTATAAGCTTAGCTTACATGATTTACCTCCCACCATTTCTCTATCCTCCTCAAGGCTCAAACTTCAGAGTCCATTAGTAAAAACTAAAACCCATCATCATCTATATAGGAGCTTTAGTCAAAAATACTATGATACCTCTCTATATGATCCGCTGTTGGATGAATCTGCAACCTCGCCTACTTTATTATCAGATGGCATTCCTCTGTTGAGTCTTGATGATGGCAATGGTGATTTGGGTTCATCTAATTACGTAAATATGGGCATTGGGGTAGAAGAAAAGGTGGAGCTTGCTGTTGTTTTAGTGCATGGTTTTGGAGGAGGGGTTTTCTCATGGAGGCATGTGAGCAGTGTGCTTGCAAGGCAAGTAGGATGTGCAGTTGTGGCTTTTGATCGGCCCGGCTGGGGGTTGACTTCTCGACCACGTAGGAAGGATTGGGAGGACAAGCGATTGCCAAACCCATATATGCTTGACTCCCAG GTTGATCTTCTTATCTCTTTCTGCTCGGAGATGGGCTTCTCATCAGTAATACTTGTTGGCCATGATGATGGCGGACTTCTTGCTCTCAAGGCTGCAGAAAAAGTTCGTTCCTCTGCGGATCCTGCCAAA GTGGAAATCAAGGGAGTGGTTCTAGTTAGTGTCAGCTTATCTAGAGAAGTTGTCCCTTCCTTCGCCCGGATCCTTCTACATACTCCACTTGGGAAGAAGCACATGGTCCGTCCTCTACTGCGTACTGAAATCACTCAAGTGATCAACCGTCGTGCATGGTATGATGCTACAAAGCTAACAGCTGAGGTTTTGAACCTTTACAAG GCCCCATTATTTGTGGAAGGTTGGGATGAGGCACTTCATGAGATCGGACGGTTATCATTTGCAACCGTCCTCTCATCACAAAGCGCAGCAGCATTGCTAAAATCGGCGGAAGACCTTCCCGTCCTTGTTGTAGCTGGTGCAGAGGATGTGCTTGTTCCTTTCAAGTCGGTTCAAGCCATGGCTTCCAAGCTTGTAAATTCT AGACTTATCGCAATATCAGGATGCGGGCATCTACCGCATGAGGAGTGCCCGAAAGCTCTTCTCGCGGCTCTCACCCCGTTCATAACTAGACTGCTGTTGCCTGCCGACGCCTCCAGAAGACATTAG
- the LOC109715993 gene encoding molybdate transporter 2 produces MADELGNGDRAPSASEPLLSGRRAWLRVRWPSAARSFALKTSVWSELGGAVGDLGTFIPIVLALSLSCGLDLGTALVFTALYNALTGLLFGLPMPVQPMKSIAAVAIASSPPLPLPAIAAAGLSVAAALFLLGASGLMSSLYRLLPLPVVRGVQLSQGLSFTFSALSYIRFLQPFSSPSNSLSSSSSSSSSDPRPWLGLDGIVLALSALLFLLLTTGAGADDDDDSRSGDSRTRGRGRGRGRRACALIPSALIVFLLGLALCFVRDPSVLAQIKLGPSPLRVVRITWDDFKLGFFRAAIPQLPLSILNSVIAVCKLSADLFPDRPEGPVSVAAVSVSVGAMNLVGCWFGAVPVCHGAGGLAGQYRFGGRSGAAVLFLAAGKLLLGLLFGASFVRILREFPVGILGVLLLFSGIELAMAARDVSGKEEAFVMLACAAVSMASSGGAAMGFICGLAVFVVLRVREVDWLALVANFRIPGFGGRNGRRAPAPTAATPKAEEAGADA; encoded by the coding sequence atggcCGACGAGCTCGGCAATGGCGATCGGGCCCCCTCGGCGTCGGAGCCTCTGCTGTCGGGTCGTCGGGCCTGGCTCCGGGTGCGGTGGCCGTCGGCGGCGAGGAGCTTCGCGCTGAAGACGTCGGTGTGGTCGGAGCTGGGGGGGGCGGTGGGGGACCTGGGCACCTTCATCCCCATCGTGCTGGCGCTCTCCCTCTCCTGCGGGCTCGACCTGGGCACGGCGCTCGTCTTCACGGCGCTCTACAACGCCCTCACCGGCCTCCTCTTCGGCCTGCCCATGCCCGTCCAGCCCATGAAGTCCATCGCCGCCGTCGCCATCGCCTCCTCCCCGCCGCTCCCCCTccccgccatcgccgccgccggcctctccgtcgccgccgccctcttCCTCCTCGGCGCCTCCGGCCTCATGTCCTCCCTCTaccgcctcctccccctccccgtcGTCCGCGGCGTCCAGCTCTCCCAGGGCCTCTCCTTCACCTTCTCCGCCCTCTCCTACATCCGCTTCCTCCAACCCTTCTCCTCCCCCTCCAattccctctcctcctcctcctcctcctcctcctcggacCCGCGCCCATGGCTAGGGCTCGACGGCATCGTCCTCGCCCTCTCcgccctcctcttcctcctcctcaccaccggcgccggcgccgacgacgacgacgatagCCGCAGCGGCGATAGCCGCACTCGCGGTCGCGGTCGCGGTCGCGGTCGCCGCGCGTGCGCCCTGATCCCCTCCGCGCTCATCGTCTTCCTCCTCGGCCTCGCGCTCTGCTTCGTCCGCGACCCCTCCGTCCTCGCCCAGATCAAGCTCGGCCCCTCCCCGCTCCGCGTCGTCCGCATCACCTGGGACGACTTCAAGCTAGGGTTCTTCCGCGCCGCGATCCCGCAGCTCCCGCTCTCGATCCTCAACTCCGTGATCGCCGTGTGCAAGCTCTCCGCCGACCTCTTCCCGGATCGCCCGGAGGGGCCCGTCTCCGTCGCCGCCGTCTCCGTCAGCGTCGGCGCCATGAACCTCGTCGGCTGCTGGTTCGGCGCCGTCCCCGTCTGCCACGGCGCCGGCGGGCTCGCCGGGCAGTACCGCTTCGGCGGCCGCAGCGGCGCCGCCGTGCTCTTCCTCGCCGCCGGGAAGCTCCTCCTCGGCCTCCTCTTCGGCGCCTCCTTCGTGCGCATCCTCCGCGAGTTCCCCGTCGGCATCCTCGGCGTGCTGCTCCTCTTCTCCGGGATCGAGCTCGCCATGGCCGCGCGGGACGTGTCCGGCAAGGAGGAGGCCTTCGTCATGCTCGCCTGCGCCGCCGTGTCCATGGCCAGCTCCGGGGGCGCCGCCATGGGCTTCATCTGCGGGCTCGCCGTGTTTGTGGTGCTGCGGGTGAGGGAGGTGGATTGGCTCGCCCTCGTGGCGAATTTCAGGATCCCCGGATTTGGCGGCCGCAACGGGAGAAGGGCACCGGCGCCAACGGCGGCGACTCCAAAAG